One window from the genome of Hippocampus zosterae strain Florida chromosome 7, ASM2543408v3, whole genome shotgun sequence encodes:
- the susd5 gene encoding midasin produces MLGFLGCFVCLLVASVVHADGRVFVVELGNLSSSSTLRDGEGACASRQARLASASELRHAVMECFFSSCTRGWLSGGSLGITECNYVGGSLKAVDVRTENATSDPNSLNAFCIKDNGVPCGDPPSFPNARLQDHSGFELGDELLYTCVPGYVMPNGHSAFSLLCDSCGEWYGLVQICIKDFTEAHVDYEDQFTYADADHQNEDDRQLEAHRTMAHPEEPRDQEVQEISFQREEEDPNIQGQEQVQVDGVDIKELTGSDKERDWEDSAGQERVATTASSEPPVSLLTQKHLFWFPSEAFQQQQQEQHPVSVDPVTLTTTQRPSGGQSEENFNNRERESLDHRDVGQVEQIPVQQEELDNRDHYENHHGDHYDMGEHEEVRYGSWNDSSDGHGAHEDGSHFQENGSDEHSDHDDHDDRVHEENSEHNNNNHGDDHDHDHDEHYDHKHHDDDDDVHRDDHDGQDHDDHNGRYDHHEYNHEDDNREDRDHYTDDGRQDGDISHAEQDSHDEHESREDGDGHQHVVFPETSKTSHNATRDDVGGASTTDETWLDGHPVAAHPNEVEELGPDASISEAPEAEERETTAPDNPASSSSSDTMEYDTQQVVPTNSRLLDLTQNPFLDPTQDSDTLDESTGERTLHNLPGETGERGEVEGEMGETVCIGENCPPPNPSRQGPTVAAIIAAVCVVVAAVILTVWCYRWRQQKNSGYNMNGKGQSSQHMEMQQKV; encoded by the exons TCCTTGGatgctttgtttgtcttttggtgGCTTCTGTTGTCCATGCAGAtg GTCGAGTGTTTGTGGTGGAGCTTGGGAACTTGTCGTCCAGTTCTACGTTGCGTGACGGCGAGGGGGCTTGCGCCTCCCGGCAGGCCCGCCTGGCGTCGGCCTCGGAGCTAAGACACGCGGTCATGGAGTGCTTCTTCTCTTCGTGCACACGCGGTTGGCTCTCCGGAGGCTCGCTCGG GATCACCGAGTGTAACTATGTGGGCGGCTCGCTAAAAGCCGTGGATGTGAGGACAGAAAACGCTACGAGCGACCCCAACAGTTTGAATGCGTTCTGTATCAAAGACAACG GCGTGCCATGCGGTGACCCCCCATCTTTCCCCAACGCCCGCCTTCAAGACCACAGCGGCTTTGAACTGGGCGATGAGCTCCTATACACATGCGTTCCAGGCTACGTCATGCCCAACGGCCACAGTGCCTTCAGCTTGCTGTGCGACAGCTGCGGCGAGTGGTATGGACTGGTGCAGATTTGCATCAAag ACTTTACAGAGGCTCACGTGGACTACGAGGACCAGTTCACGTATGCCGATGCGGACCACCAGAATGAGGACGACAGGCAATTGGAGGCTCACCGAACCATGGCCCACCCAGAAGAACCCAGGGACCAGGAGGTCCAAGAGATAAGCTTtcaaagagaggaagaggatcCAAACATACAAGGTCAGGAGCAGGTGCAAGTCGATGGTGTTGACATCAAAGAATTGACGGGAAGTGACAAGGAACGGGATTGGGAGGACTCCGCTGGGCAGGAACGGGTGGCGACGACAGCATCCTCGGAACCGCCGGTCTCCCTGTTGACCCAGAAACACCTCTTCTGGTTCCCCTCGGAGGCCttccagcagcaacagcaggaaCAACACCCAGTCTCCGTGGATCCCGTTACCCTGACTACAACTCAGCGGCCCTCCGGCGGGCAGTCCGAGGAGAACTTTAACAACCGCGAGCGAGAGAGTCTCGATCACCGTGATGTCGGTCAAGTGGAACAAATTCCAGTTCAGCAGGAAGAACTGGACAATCGCGACCACTACGAAAACCACCACGGCGATCACTATGACATGGGCGAGCACGAGGAGGTGCGCTACGGCAGCTGGAATGACAGTTCTGACGGACATGGTGCCCATGAGGACGGCAGCCATTTTCAGGAGAATGGTTCTGATGAGCATTCGGACCATGACGATCATGACGATCGCGTTCATGAAGAAAATTCCGAGCACAATAACAACAACCACGGTGATGATCACGACCATGATCACGATGAACACTATGACCACAAACAccacgatgatgacgatgacgtcCACCGTGACGATCACGACGGACAAGACCATGACGATCACAACGGTCGCTACGACCATCATGAATACAACCATGAGGACGATAACAGGGAAGACCGTGACCACTATACAGACGACGGGAGGCAGGATGGCGACATCAGCCACGCCGAACAAGATAGCCACGACGAACATGAGAGCCGCGAAGACGGTGATGGTCATCAGCACGTCGTATTTCCTGAAACAAGCAAAACCAGTCATAACGCCACCCGGGACGACGTAGGAGGAGCGAGCACCACAGACGAAACCTGGCTGGACGGACACCCGGTTGCCGCCCACCCTAATGAGGTAGAAGAACTGGGCCCAGACGCCAGCATCTCAGAAGCACCTGAAGCTGAAGAACGGGAAACTACCGCCCCAGACAACCccgcctcttcctcttcctcggaTACCATGGAGTACGACACCCAGCAGGTGGTCCCCACCAACTCGCGGCTCCTAGATCTTACCCAAAACCCCTTCCTGGATCCGACACAGGATAGCGACACCCTTGATGAGTCAACCGGGGAGCGCACCTTGCACAACTTGCCTGGTGAGACTGGTGAAAGGGGTGAGGTGGAGGGTGAGATGGGCGAGACGGTATGCATTGGGGAGAACTGCCCGCCGCCCAACCCCTCTCGCCAAGGCCCCACCGTGGCGGCCATCATTGCAGCGGTATGCGTGGTGGTCGCGGCAGTCATATTGACGGTGTGGTGCTACCGGTGGCGACAGCAGAAGAATTCTGGGTACAACATGAACGGGAAGGGACAAAGCAGCCAGCACATGGAGATGCAACAGAAAGTTTAG